The stretch of DNA CCTCACAAAGGTCAATCAGAGTCACGCATTTATACATCCAGAAGGAAAGTAAGAACGACTGGCAAACAGACAGAGATATTGCTGGGTACTCAGTACTCACACACGCCTTGCGCGCCCATTGCGCCCACTTCTTCCGAACATTTCAGGCAATGATCGCTCGCTAATGGCTGACCTATCGCTGACACCGCGAGACGGAAAAGAGGGAAAAACGTCCTGtctgttaaatctgaataaaagcgATTACAAAGAGTTCATGCGGGGTAAATCCCTAATCACACATTGCGGTCAAAGTTTACGATGCTTTCCCACTTTGCTGTACTTGAAGGAGGTCCGCGGATGATCACTTTATAATCACGAGTTTACGAAGAACGATCACTCTGATCATTTTATAATTGTTGGGCTGCGGAGAATGATCTATTGATGTTCTGGTGATCGCGGGCTCGAGAAAGGAGAGACGATTTAGAACGATGCCCAGTAAATTTCTTGAAAGATTCGTATagtgatattaatattttattgcaTAAAAGTAATTGCTGTATACAAATAAACAGCTAGTTGAGTCGGTGGaattacaaaagttcaaacttgcagcgaatgtttttgtgataaacaggttgacatgtctctttttatagtttgtatttgaaagatatattttagtgtggttattgttcttgaaatattgttcaTTAccactgttgtagtttatttatatccgtatatcctctcctcactgggcatttttccctgttggatcccatgggcttatagcatcctgatttttccaactagagttgtagcttagctagtaataataataataataataataataataataataataataatagtagtagtagcagcagcagcagcagcagtaatagtagtagtagtagtagtagtagtagtagtagataatgACTTGgcttatgagaaaaataaaaaaagaataaaataatatcctGGTAAATGTGGCACTTCACTTGCTGTTCTTGATTGAATATGTAAATACTCAATTCAACTGCCATTATATCATGAAACCTATTGATGTGTTAAGGCAATTTAGATCAGTAACGACTATGGTGATTGACGTGTTTGTCACTAGGGCTGGATGATAAATAAGTTTTATCACACAAACGTCTTTGTTCAACCATTTATTACAAAAAGGATTTTTTACTGTATAGAACTATAGATACATATCAGTTGGTCATAGTTCAGCCGATGATGACCATTGTTGTTGCGACGGCAGGTTATAATAAATGTGGTAATCAATCGATGACCTTATAGTTCTAAGTTTGGTCCTCAACCTGGAGATTAAAACGATTGAAGAGGTTCAGATCTCGGTCAAAGCATCCTAAGTCCCAAATGTATTATGAGCATTTTATTTCAATTTGGAATCGAATGATCATCACGATAGCGTGTTATTTATGATTTATGGGCAGGCTGTTGGCAACATAATTTATCAGCATAgattttctcacaaaaaaaaattattaagttttTATGTACTGAGCCTTTGTATCGTCAAAGAGCAAGGAGTTAATTAATCTTGCCTCTGTAACACAatgctaccttttttttttagcaaaacacTTGGTGCTAATATATGACATTCCTTGCAAAAtttaacaattctttttcacttggAGATACATAGGTAAGCAAGAGATCGTGCTGGCATTTGGTAAAGGTAATAGAAAAACGAAATTTAGAGTTCCAcgaattattaatttcaaagttgcTGCGCTGAAAGAattcaaagaaaacaaaatatcttgATTCAATGTCGCATCTGATTCAAAATTGGTAGTGTTTGAATCATTAGATGCAATTTCCCATTACAAAGGTGAAGTTCTGGTTGTATAAATTCTCATGAAATTATGACTCTTGTACAGGCTGCAGATTGTGAAATTGTTTCTAAAATCTTTTTTTGCATCTACTTTTGATGTTTGAAGACCCAAACAATTTTAGCTATTAGCTAACTAAAATCTCTTTGTAATAAACCTCGAcgagtatatacattttatatatgtaacttTGTGCTCACCTACGATGGTTTGCAAGTAACATTTTCCACATTTACAATTACCACCCATATTGCTCATATTGCTTTAAATATCATTGGTCTGATCCTCGGGTTGGTGCCTAACATCTGGGGATTTGTTATCTCGATCCTGTCTAGTTTGCCGTCCTTTTTCAAGGCATGGTTACACTAGCATATCAGTGTACAAACAGAATATGTAAATGCAGTGTATtttaaaaacaaattgaaaaatgaCAAATCTGTATCAGCTGCagtgaaaattacataaaaaagtttcattaataattctggtGCAGATAACACCAGGAAAGGATTGATGATTCCGATTATGTCAGCTGACGCTGATAAACAATAGTTAGTGATAAAACAGTGGGTATATCACTAATGGTATTATACCCCAAGAAACAGAGTAGTGTTTTATGTAGAATCATCGTCATCAGAATTTAGACCTACTGCTGAGTCTCACAGCGGATTCACGGAATCCTAGTTAGGTTTCATCTTAGCAGCCACGCGAGAATAAATGAAGGCGATCCCAAATACTCTGACTGAATTATAGGTCGTAGAAGGAAATGACTACGggaaagaaaaattacaaatataatgataaaaaaactacATTATGACTACGCAGTGCCATAGCTTattagatatttcattttgataaatgACACCGAGGTTAACTAATTTCAAGAAAAACAAAGAGCAAATGAAATATCTGTACATCCAATCAGCTAAAAGTTCAGTTACGCTCCGGAGCGAACCGTGTGGCCAAGAAAGACCTAATTTTTACTCTGCGATATTTTAACTCTGGCCTCTGCCAGCTTCTTGGGCCTGTAATTTCTTTCTGAAAGGTCATCCCGCCCAAAAATGCTTTTCCATAATATCTAATCGAGCCGCGAAAGCTGCTTTCATACGTTAAATGTGATTTATCTTttcttatggcttatttttccccCCGCACCAGCTGTAAAAGGCTTCTAATACCGCGTTGGAAGCCTTAATTTCGTATCATTACAATCAGTATATAATGAACTTCAGGACATGGCCCTTTCATTGAGGAGGTCTGgtgaggaaaagaaaagaagagtTATGATTGGCGTTTGTGATTAGGGTGATTAAGAGCCGGACGATAGATTGTTTCAGCTTGAATATAGCTGATTAAACGAACTGACGGACAAAGGCTTATTTTTGCCGTATCTTAAAATGATGGGGGCGTTCCGTTAaacgttctttttcttcttctttttctttcatctCCATCTGGAATTAATTGAGGTTTGAGAGTAAAGGGACAACTTATGAAACTCATAAATTATAATTCTTAATTTGCGTCATAAATAACTTTCTTAAAAGGGGTTCAGATTTATTAGGTATaggaaattatattctttttcgtaattttcattagaaaaataacttttttatagCTTTCATTTAATAGAATAGACCATATGTGCATTTGATTTTGGTTAGATAATTCAAGAAAGATAATTAATGTGAGGTATTtgcaaaagaggatttttttttagatCTGGAAGCCTTAAGTAAACAATAGAGAATTAAATAGcctattttgataattttcttcaaattaaacaaaataattagtgatttatatattgcaaaacatttgttgaattattattatcatcattcatctTTCCTCTTCTCAACTACTCTTTGTAAATGCATGGAAAACGATACAATCGCCGTCATATTCATCTTTTCATTACTGATAATCTGGTATGAAAATGAATTCTAGTATTAAAGTGGTATCTTACCCCTATATGTAAACACCATCAGCAGAACaatgacacctatatatatatatatatatatatatatatatatatatatatatatataatatatgtatatactgtgtatacacacacacacacatatatatatatatatatatatatatatatatatatatatatatatatatatatatatatatcagaaattcatTTTTAACTTGCATACACTCCGTTAGTTCTTGGGACTTCCAAATCGTATACATGTTACACCAAGTAACCACTTCCATTCTGTCTAGGTGATCAAATCACATCataaaaaatcttttattcaacttcaagtttttttctcttttacttaatGTTAACAACACTAAGTTTCTCGCTCTTTCAACTTACCATCATTGCGGTTGTCAACGAATCCTTCTTTCCCATATTTTACTCAGTTTTATTTTGAACTATGGTTTGTTCATTTTGAAACTTTTGGTGAAGTCAACAATTCTGTTTAGTCTGGTCTTGGATTGTTCagtcaaactgaaacagttgggagtgggtgggtcgtttcttagcattattattgattttttaagtagtagatctcaaagagttgttgttgatgggcaccatagtgagtacaggaatgtgatatccggtgttccacagggtagtgttcttggcccattacttttcatactatatacacatgacatgtggtttggcctagaaaataagcttgttgcatatgcagatgatgctactctctttgcatcaattccatcccctgaatgtagatctggggttggtgaatcccttaatagagatttagctaaaattagtgcatggtgcaaattatggggtatgaagttgaatcctaacaaaactcaaagtatgattgtaagtaggtcaaggacggtggctcctcaacatccggatctcagtattgataatgtttctttaaatttgtatgactctttcaaaattttaggcgtgattcttgacagcaaatttacttttgagaaacatataaggtctgtgtcttcttcaattgcacaaaaaattggcttattgagaaagtcttttaagatattcggtgatcaatctattctgaagaagtgttttaattcttttattctaccttgttttgagtattgttctccggtctggtcttcagctgctgattctcatcttaatttgttggacagaaacttacggtctattaaatttcttattcctgatctagatattaatctctggcaccgtcgatcaattagttcattatgcatgttgcataagatttttcataactctgaccatcctttacattcagatctccctggacaattctatcctgttcgtaatactaggcaggcagttaattctaatagccaggccttctccatcataagactcaatactacgcagtactctagaagttttattccagctgttaccaagttgtggaatgatcttcctaatcgggttgttgaatcagtagaacttcaaaagttcaaagttggagcaaatgcttttttgttgaccagacggacatgagtctttttatagtttatatatgacatttttgttgttgacgttgttaatagtttatatatgatatatctcttttgacattactttttttagaatgatttattgttaatttgttttcttcagttatttatttccttatttcctttcctcactgggctatttttccctattggagcccttgggcttatagcatcttgcttttccaattagggttgtagcttggatagtaataatagtaataataataataataataatagcatagtgTTTTCGTCAATAACTTTTGTGCTTCAATTATCCGTCTTTATCGCTGTTCATTTTGTAGGAGTTGAGGTTTTTCTTATTCATACATTAAGTTTGACTTACTCTAGTACACTGGATCCTGTTTCCATCTTAAaactttttttacttttgatattaGTGCATTCAACGTACAGCGATCATGTGAAtgtaatatatgatttatattctgATCTATATAATGatcatattttaatataaataatgagTTTCGATCTTGTAGTCTAAGTATCTTGATGCAAGGTCTCAaaatttatgtagagagagagagagagagagagagagagagagagagagagagagagagagagagagagagagagagaggagagagagagagagagagagaggtgtttgtttGTTGTCGCTCCCTTTGAAACTCTTCCTGTTAAAATCTTCCGCTCGTAAGAATGGTCCGTCGTTTTCCCCGGACCTCCCCTTTGTCACTGGAACTTCTGGAAGGACAACAAAAGGACGATCCGGCGTGAAATCCGGACACTTTACTCGCGGGTTCTTGATGGACAGCAGAATGGTCGGAAGTGTTCGAAGCCGCACCGGTGGTCCGTTTCGCCCCTTTATCCTTCTTAATGATGCTTTCGGAACGTCAATTACGCCAATTACTCCAACACTCAGGTAAACATGTAAGTCTCTTGAGTCTCTTCCAGAATCAGATGTCTTCCAGGCACGGAAGGAAGTAGTGTTTATCCCTTAACGTCTGGTGGCTTCATGATGAAGGTTCGTTTGCTCATTAGCTGTTTCGAACCAAGAGGCTTCAACTGCATATTTCAAGGGACGATTGAAAGGGGGGCCGGGGATGGAGGGGGCCAACGGGGGTCAGACACTAAAGGAATGAGTGTCTCCGATCCATCTTCCCTTGTCATCCCCCAACACCCGTCCGTTGTCAGGGGTTCTTTGATGATAGCAAGGGTACTAATGCGGAAAATTGGTGGACGGCATTTGTGACAAGTTGCCAAAACAGCTTTCAAGAACTTGGCGCGGAACGGATTGAGGTGCGAGATTCGGACTATGTCGTACGGCAGGTTTTAGTTTCGTTTGGTCCAAATTGTTTTTTACATATAATTAATGACTATATTTGCATTCGTTagcaaatatttaaatatttcatttccaaACGATTGTTTTGGCCATCTGTCCATCATCACTTTAACATTCAGACTAAAACTAAAAGATAGTGATTGTTTGAAAATACAGAAAATTACGCGATGGCAACTCTATTTCTGTTTTCCGTGCGGTTTCAAGTTCCATTCACCGCCATCGCATAATGAATTTGCATGGCTTGGTGTGGCTGAAAGGACGAAATGTTTTCTCATGAAACTtaatgcctcaaaatagaggctttCCATAAGCGAACAGAAGTCGGAAAACTCTAAGGACTGTCGGAAAACTATTAAGGACTGGACCAACTCAGGCCTTTTTAGGAAATTCCCAAACAATTTTTACACAAAAGAGGTCGATTGTTTACATTATGTTTTGGTATTTTTGAGAATTCTATTATATTTTCGTTTAAGACCTCTGCCTGTGCTGTCTTTGGTTTCCCTTTGTCTAAACTCTATATTTGTCTAAAACATTCTTTTCTACAGTGTTGCTTTCAACGAAGGTCCTTTCAAAATTAAATTGCAATATGATTTAATACTATCTTTGGAATTGCAAATAATGAGTTAATTGTTTTTTTCCATCCATATGTTTTATTGGAAGAGTGATTGTTGCAGAGTAAATTTctgattgattaattttgagttttctggcatcctgacgtcgaagGTCATTATCGCCGCTATTGTTTGTTATTAATAAagagtaaaaagaaatttaatctaaaaccataaaagcgatggCCTTTTAAAAGGTAAATAGCTCTCTGAAGACTGAAACGCGCCATAAAATCGTATGATCAAATGCCCTTGATTTCGTCAATATTGTCATCTTTATCATTCTTCTACTTTCAGGAGTTTGGGTCATAATTTACGTTAATTCTTTGTATACGGGCTGCATATTTGTAAGACCCCTTGCCTGAACAGAAAGGCCTTCCAATCTAGAATTCTTTCCAGTAGTTTTTGCATaatgagaggattttttttttctcattgatcTTCTTGGTTTTATCTTTACTCAATAAGCAATTATTGACAGCCTGCTATCATATTTACTTCCCATCATAATTTTTCTAAAAGTAAATTTTATAAATTCACAGCCAACTGATTCTCATATCCTTTATTAATGTATCTATgattattttgattgattgatttaaggttttctggcatactgacctctaaggtcattgacgccgtgattATTTTGAAGCGTTTTCCAAATTCTATGTAACCTTTCGGTAGTATTTCCCATCGTAGCCTGGCTATGTATTTCTTATCTATCTCTCATCCTTGAAACCAGCACTGGAGAAAATTAAGTAACCGTATTTGTTTTTTCTTACATTACCGGGGGCCTATTGCCTTGCGCCaagaggcgcccccccccccctcacctgtaAATGCCGATCAATCTGAACGAACGAACATAAGGTGCTCTTCTATTGTGTTGGCTGCCTGGACACACATTTTATGGTCTTAGATCAATCTTAACTATTGATATAAAGGTACCCATTATCTTCAACTTGTTTTCTTCTTCGGAATCCTCATAAAGCCCCTTGAACGTGtacacgaattattattattattattattattattattattattattattattattattaattgctaagctacaaccttagttggaaaagctgtgtgctataaacccgagggccccaacagggaaaatagcacactgaggaaaggaaataaggaaactacaagagaagtgattaacaattaatatataatattttttttaagaacagtaacaacatcaaaataaatccttaatatataaactataaaaatcaaataatacgaagaggaagagaaataagatagaatagtgtgcctgagtgtacattcaagcaagtgaactctaacccaagacagcaaaagaccatggtacagaggctatgacactacctaggAATatcgaacaatggtttgaatttggattgtcctttttcctagaagagctgcttaccataagtaaagagtctctttttaaacttaccaagaggaaagtagccaataacAATTACAAATTGTATTATTTTTACTTGTAAGTTCTTGAAAATTGTACTTTTTTTCTACCACAGCATTTGATAGGCCAATTATGAATTTATTACACATACAAAGACTCCGCTTATTGTTATCCTTTTAGATTTCAGCATAAGCTTTTAATGATATTGAGTCGTGATAATTGTAATGCAGTCCACATATTTTAAAAAATACTTCttttccatgtacagcagatcatTTCAAATATTGAAAACTGACTGAGCTATTCCGTTTCATAcattaattagatttttttattttatcattgtttgaAGACTTTATTTGAGACAACAGTCATACCTTTTAGCGTTTTTTCTATACCTAGACATCTAttctctcctgagagagagagagagagagagagagagagagagagagagagagagagagagagagagagagagagagaggccatgcgttttgagttatttattttttactgGAAAGTTATCACTGAAAGTTGTaaagattttccttatttccttgatggaagatgaaatatttacaCAATTGTTTGAAAGAGAAAAACACCAATggaataattctttatatatttttaaatgaaaacatGTAAAAATAGGTCCATTAGTCTCCTATCAATCGTTCAATTTGACATTGTAATTGAAGTttcacgttattttttttttcttacttacatACTTTAAAACATTTCATCTTAGCAACAGTGCTCCAAGTTTTTATTCTCTTCTAATCAATTATACAActgaatacttttttatttattagaatttACCATTATGACAAAACTATGATGCTGTTCAGCTCTGATTAGAAATTCGACTTGTGGGCAGGATGGAAATGTAGATGATTCAGGCATCAGATCACGACAGTGTAAAGGTTTAAATTTCGCTCACGAATGGTAAAGAtgatgtccaagagactgaccatatatacatatgatcaactcccaagcctcccttccatcaagctaggaccagggagggccaggtaatggctgctaatagctcagcaggtaaacctatatgctcttccaaacccccatccctagctcacatggatggtgaagttacagacactgcAGGAacctatcgagcttaagcgggtctcaaaCTCCTATCCAACAGATTggcaggcaggaacgtttccaaaaggctaccacagCTTTTTGAATCGAGGGGGGGAAATAAAATACGATTTTTAAAGCACGAGAGATTTCTCTTATTTCTTTACCAAGTCCGGATTAAAAACGAAGATTGAACTTGGCACTCAAGCTTTGTATGGAAAGCAGCATTACTTGCAACAGAAAGCCGCACAAGCTTTGTAAGAAAAGCTGCAATACTTACAACAGAAAGTCACTCCAGCTTTGTATGGAAAGCAGCATTACTTGCAACAGAAAGCCGCACAAGCTTTGTAAGAAAAGCTGCAATACTTACAACAGAAAGTCACTCCAGCTTTTTATGGAAAGCAGCATTACTTGCAACAGAAAGCCGCACAAGCTTTGTAAGAAAAGCTGCAATACTTACAACAGAAAGTCACTCCAGCTTTGTATGGAAAGCAGCATTACTTGCAACAGAAAGCCGCACAAGCTTTGTAAGAAAAGCTGCAATACTTACAACAGAAAGTCACTCAAGCTTTGTATGGAAAGCAGCAGTACTTGCAACAGAAAGTCGCACAAGCTTTGTAAAAAAAGCTGCAATACTTACAACAGAAAGTCACTCAAGCTTTGTATGGAAAGCAGCATTACTTGCAACAGAAAGTCGCACAAGCTTTGTAAGAAAAGCTGCAATACTTACAACAGAAAGTCACTCAAGCTTTGTATGGAAAGCAGCAATACTTGCAACAGAAAGTCGCACAAGCTTTGTAAGAAAAGCTGCAATACTTACAACAGAAAGTCACTCAAGCTTTGTATGGGAAGCAGCATTACTTGCAACAGAAAGTCGCACAAGCTTTGTAAGAAAAGCTGCAATACTTACAACAGAAAGTCACTCAAGCTTTGTATGGAAAGCAGCAATACTTGCAACAGAAAGTCGCACAAGCTTTGTAAGAAAAGCTGCAATACTTACAACAGAAAGTCACTCAAGCTTTGTATGGGAAGCAGCATTACTTGCAACAGAAAGTCGCACAAGCTTTGTAAGAAAAGCTGCAATACTTACAACAGAAAGTCACTCAAGCTTTGTATGGGAAGCAGCATTACTTGCGACAGAAAGTCGCACAAGCTTTGTAAGAAAAGCTGCAATACTTACAACAGAAAGTCACTCAAGCTTTGTATGGGAAGCAGCATTACTTGCGACAGAAAGTCGCACAAGTTTTGTAAGAAAAGCTGCAATACTTACAACAGAAAGTCACTCAAGCTTTGTATGGAAAGCAGCATTACTTGCAACAGAAAGTCGCACAAGCTTTGTAAGAAAAGCTGCAATACTTACAACAGAAAGTCACTCAAGCTTTGTATGGGAAGCAGCATTACTTGCAACAGAAAGTCGCACAAGCTTTGTAAGAAAAGCTGCAATACTTACAACAGAAAGTCACTCAAGCTTTGTATGGAAAGCAGCATTACTTGCAACAGAAAGTCGCACAAGCTTTGTAAGAAAAGCTGCAATACTTACAACAGAAAGTCACTCAAGCTTTGTATGGAAAGCAGCATTACTTGCAACAGAAAGTCGCACAAGCTTTGTAAGAAAAGCTGCAATACTTACAACAGAAAGTCACTCAAGCTTTGTATGGGAAGCAGCATTACTTGTAACAGAAAGTCACTCAAGCTTTGTATGGAAAGCAGCATTACTTGCAACAGAAAGTCGCACAAGCTTTGTATGGGAAGCAGCATTACTTACAAGGGAAAATAAGTGCTTGATTTGAGCAGTGAATGGTCACATTGTGGCTTGATACTCACTGGAAACCGAAGTTATAAGTTCCAATTAATATCAGAATGATTCATCATTTAGTTTCATTCCAAAAGCCTTCAGGAAAAAGGTAATGGTGTTTGTTTGATTGTTATCAAGAGAGCCCAGAAATCCACAGCAGAAGAAAGCTATATTTTTTCTTCTCACTGGAGATAAGAAAATGAGATGCCTGCTAGTAGAGACAAGGGACAACCAGAGAGACAGTAGGTCTATTAACTTTCTTTTAATCgaaaatttttaaaagtttaatCTTTCGAACTTTTGTATGGAACAGATAGACATAAGCAGGTATAAAAGTTTTTTTAGTTGAAATTTAGATATAACTACAGaagttcagatgagagagagagagagagagagagagagagagagagagagagagagagtgtgtttcccTATTCAGTTACACTGGATATTTCAAGTATAGATAACTGCGTACGAAAGCAAGAGCcacaaacaaaagagagagagagagagagagagagagagagagagagagagagagagagagagagagagagagagagagcgagagagaaagtcTCCAATTTCAGGTACACTGGATATTTCAAGTATAGAAGATTGCGTACGAAAGCAAGAgccacaaacagagagagagagagagagagagagagagagagagagagagagagagagagagagagagtctcccttTTCAGGTACACTGGATATTTCAAGTATAGAAGATTGCGGACGAAAGCAAGAGCCACAAacaaaaggatagagagagagagagagagagagagagagagagagagagagagagagagagagagaaagagagaaagtctCCCTTTTCAGGTACACTGGATATTTCAAGTATAGAAGATTGCGGACGAAAGCAAGAGCCACAAACAAAAAcagtgaaagagaaagagagagagtttgattagcAGAGGAAGACTGATTAGTGCAACTCTATTTTTATGTTTCAATGAAAGAACATGGATGTCCTTAATGAGTAGTGCCTGTCATGTGCTGAGCGGTTCCCGGCGTTAttaatttccccctttttttccccTGAACTCGAAATTGGTCGCGGCGTCCAGAATTCTCCCTATTTcccgccgaaaaaaaaaaattaaaaaaaatgctcGATTATTTAGAAATAAGTGGCCAGACATAAGCGCTTCcgtggataataatacgttggccATAACGCCAAGGGGATAGATTAAAAAAGTATCATATCGCGGGAGTGATTCGCCAATAAAATGACGATGGCTATATTAGTCCGGCTCAAATGGCTGGCCTCATTATCTTCTATTtcagtatctaaaaaaaaaaaaaaaaaacacggcagGTGGACATCCAAATGTTATTAGAACCATTGCCACCGACGACACGGCGTCATTAAGCCGGGTCATCCATTTCCTAGCTTCCAGTTAGCAGCAGCCACAGCGTCACCAGCTGCTGCACTCCCTGCTGTTGAGTCAACAAATGCAGCTTCTGCGGAATCTTTGCTTGTTGGTTCAGCAGGTGCAGCTTCCTTGCTTGTTACTCCTATTTCAGCAAAGCTTTGGTTCTTGATTGATTAAATGCAGTTTTTCCGATAAAGCCATCTGGGATTTACTGATTTAATCAATCAATCGCAGATGGCTTCAGcggaaaaaaaaactgcattta from Palaemon carinicauda isolate YSFRI2023 chromosome 5, ASM3689809v2, whole genome shotgun sequence encodes:
- the LOC137641265 gene encoding uncharacterized protein, translated to MESSITCNRKPHKLCKKSCNTYNRKSLQLCMESSITCNRKPHKLCKKSCNTYNRKSLQLFMESSITCNRKPHKLCKKSCNTYNRKSLQLCMESSITCNRKPHKLCKKSCNTYNRKSLKLCMESSSTCNRKSHKLCKKSCNTYNRKSLKLCMESSITCNRKSHKLCKKSCNTYNRKSLKLCMESSNTCNRKSHKLCKKSCNTYNRKSLKLCMGSSITCNRKSHKLCKKSCNTYNRKSLKLCMESSNTCNRKSHKLCKKSCNTYNRKSLKLCMGSSITCNRKSHKLCKKSCNTYNRKSLKLCMGSSITCDRKSHKLCKKSCNTYNRKSLKLCMGSSITCDRKSHKFCKKSCNTYNRKSLKLCMESSITCNRKSHKLCKKSCNTYNRKSLKLCMGSSITCNRKSHKLCKKSCNTYNRKSLKLCMESSITCNRKSHKLCKKSCNTYNRKSLKLCMESSITCNRKSHKLCKKSCNTYNRKSLKLCMGSSITCNRKSLKLCMESSITCNRKSHKLCMGSSITYKGK